Below is a genomic region from Fischerella sp. PCC 9605.
CGGTTAGCGACATCGCAGTGATCGGCGCAAGCTTCAATTGTCGCTGGTGGCAGGGTGTTAACGGTATCCGGTCCAACCAACTCATCAACGTACATCACGTCGCTGTAGTTGGGGTCTTTAGTGCTGGTGCTTGCCCACAGTAAGCGTTGCACTTTTGCACCTTTTGCCGCTAAAGCTTGCCAGCGATCGCTTTGCACAATCTTTTTATATTCCTGATAGGCAATCTTTGCGTTAGCGATCGCTACTTTTCCTTTAATTGCCTTTAGCTTTGCTTCAACATTCTGATCGTCAACACCTTTGGCTAGCTTGGCGTCAATCTTACCATCAATGTTGCTGTCAATCCGGCTGAGGAAGAAGCTAGCTACAGAAGCAATTTTGCTGATGTCCTTACCTTGCGCTGCTCGTTTTTCTAAGCCGCGAATGTAAGCCCAAGCTGTGTTGATATAGCTTTGCACCGAGAACAACAGCGTGATATTAACATTAATGCCCTCGGATATTACCTGCTCGACCGCTGGTAAACCAGATTCTGTGCCGGGAATTTTAATCATGACATTTTCCCGACCGATTTCTTGGAAGTAGCGACGAGCTTCAGCAATGCTTGCTTCAGTATCATGAGCAATTGTGGGTGGTACTTCTATGCTGACATAACCATCCAACCCATTCGAGGCTTCGTAAACAGGGCGCAAAATATCACAGGCATCGCGGATATCTTTGAAAACCAGTGATTCGTAAATTTTGTAAGTTGGCAATCCAGCCCTAACTCCGGCTTCGATATCGCGATCGTACATGGCATTATTGGCGATCGCTTTTTCAAAAATAGTTGGATTAGAAGTAATCCCGCAAATGCCTTTATTCTCAACCAAGTCTTTCAGTTCACCGGACTGAATGATGTCACGGCTCAAGTTATCCATCCAGATACTCTGACCGTAGTTTTTTATCTCTAATAAATGATTTGTTGTCATGAGTTTCTTTTAACTCCTACAATTATCTTTCCAAGAGATATTTTTCAAATCGAGTTAGTTGTTGTTGGTTGGTTGTTGGTTGTTGATTGTTGGTTATTCCAAACACCAAACAACTAACACCAAACACCAAACAACTAACACCAAACAACAATTACTAATGGCCGTTCTGAATAAAAGACTCTACCTTCGCCACATCTTCTTTGCTGCCAATAATCAGAGGGGTGCGTTGATGTAGTTTTTTTGGCACCACGTCCAAAATATTTTCATGTCCTGTAGTGGCACGACCACCTGCTTGCTCAATCACATAAGCAAGGGGAGCAGTTTCATAAAGTAGGCGTAGTTTACCTTCTGGTTTTTGAACTGTGCCTGGGTAGAGAAATACACCACCTTGAATCAAAATCCTGTGAATATCGCTAACCATTGCCCCGCTATAGCGAGCGGTATAACCTTCTGTACGATGGACATAGCGGATATATTCCCGAATTGATTCATCCCACTGCCAAAAGTTCCCCTCGTTAACGCTATACACAGGGCCATGGGCAGGAATCTGAATATTTTCTTCGGTCAGAATAAACTCCCCTAAGCTGGGATCGAGGGTAAAGGAATGAACACCCCTTCCTATAGTATAGACTAGCATTGTACTGGGGCCATACAGGATGTACCCGGCAGCAATTTGCTTGCGCCCAGATGCCAGCAAATCAGTTGCCGAACCATCAATGTCTTCCCCTTCCTGTTGGCGAATCGAAAAGATGGAACCCAAGCTG
It encodes:
- the tal gene encoding transaldolase; its protein translation is MTTNHLLEIKNYGQSIWMDNLSRDIIQSGELKDLVENKGICGITSNPTIFEKAIANNAMYDRDIEAGVRAGLPTYKIYESLVFKDIRDACDILRPVYEASNGLDGYVSIEVPPTIAHDTEASIAEARRYFQEIGRENVMIKIPGTESGLPAVEQVISEGINVNITLLFSVQSYINTAWAYIRGLEKRAAQGKDISKIASVASFFLSRIDSNIDGKIDAKLAKGVDDQNVEAKLKAIKGKVAIANAKIAYQEYKKIVQSDRWQALAAKGAKVQRLLWASTSTKDPNYSDVMYVDELVGPDTVNTLPPATIEACADHCDVANRVETNVEEAYNLMESLKDPDVNIDINTVMDELLVEGIDKFVKPFQSLMNSLENKIKELSPV
- the fbp gene encoding class 1 fructose-bisphosphatase, producing the protein MTKAAESLGLSIKDAGADRSLDRDCTTLSRHVLQQLQTFSPEAQDLSALMNRIALAGKLIARHLSRAGLMEGVLGFTGETNVQGESVKKMDVYANDVFIGVFKQSGLVCRLASEEMEKPYYIPENCPIGRYTLLYDPIDGSSNTDINLSLGSIFSIRQQEGEDIDGSATDLLASGRKQIAAGYILYGPSTMLVYTIGRGVHSFTLDPSLGEFILTEENIQIPAHGPVYSVNEGNFWQWDESIREYIRYVHRTEGYTARYSGAMVSDIHRILIQGGVFLYPGTVQKPEGKLRLLYETAPLAYVIEQAGGRATTGHENILDVVPKKLHQRTPLIIGSKEDVAKVESFIQNGH